A genomic window from bacterium includes:
- a CDS encoding TetR/AcrR family transcriptional regulator, translating to MPKKKAPSRLEDARTRMYQDLIFESAECVFGEKGFETATMQDIASEAGVSLKTIYASFPGKQELYNAIMLLRGREMFEAVARAHAAAKTPLEQLIEGTRAFVRYLVDHRDWSRIHVRSQTSWAMRPEGHETGLLWDDGQRAHIDMLEAGAADGVFYDDDPAEMALLIRAMTRVQVVQALENGEEDADVIGDRLLQRLLRLVCKEPTELREAG from the coding sequence GTGCCGAAGAAGAAGGCGCCGTCGCGTCTCGAGGACGCGCGCACGCGCATGTACCAGGACCTGATCTTCGAGAGCGCCGAGTGCGTCTTCGGGGAGAAGGGCTTCGAGACCGCCACCATGCAGGACATCGCCTCGGAGGCCGGTGTCTCGTTGAAGACGATCTACGCCAGCTTCCCGGGCAAGCAGGAGCTCTACAACGCGATCATGCTGCTGCGCGGTCGTGAGATGTTCGAGGCGGTCGCCCGGGCCCACGCCGCCGCGAAGACGCCCCTCGAGCAGCTGATCGAGGGCACCCGCGCCTTCGTCCGCTACCTGGTGGACCACCGCGACTGGTCGCGGATCCACGTGCGGAGCCAGACTTCCTGGGCGATGCGACCGGAAGGGCACGAGACGGGGCTGCTCTGGGACGATGGCCAGCGTGCCCACATCGACATGCTCGAAGCCGGCGCGGCGGACGGCGTCTTCTACGACGACGATCCCGCCGAGATGGCGCTCCTGATCCGCGCGATGACCCGCGTGCAGGTCGTCCAGGCCCTCGAGAACGGCGAGGAGGACGCCGACGTGATCGGAGACCGACTCCTCCAGCGCCTTCTGCGACTCGTCTGCAAGGAGCCGACGGAGCTCCGGGAGGCGGGATGA